The following proteins are co-located in the Bordetella bronchialis genome:
- a CDS encoding isocitrate lyase/PEP mutase family protein, translating into MSETTKQRLRRRVEQRNGLLVPGAFNAMSARVVADQGFEAVYLTGAGLTNMHYGVPDLGIIGLRDVADATSRLREAVDLPIIVDGDTGFGNAVNVWHTVRALERAGADAIQLEDQLFPKRCGHFSGKEVAPLPEMLSKIRAAADARRDQDFLIIARTDSRAVLGFDAAVERAQAFADAGADILFVEATESLEEVRALPKLLDKPQLINIVIGGKTPALTAEELGQMGYGIILYANAALQSAVAGMQRALGMLKRDGLLKEDPGLVAPFLERQRLVQKPLYDELEKKYADK; encoded by the coding sequence ATGAGCGAAACGACGAAACAGCGCCTGCGCCGCCGGGTGGAGCAGCGCAACGGCCTGCTCGTTCCTGGCGCCTTCAATGCCATGAGCGCCCGGGTCGTGGCCGACCAGGGCTTCGAGGCGGTTTACCTGACGGGCGCCGGGCTGACCAATATGCACTACGGCGTGCCCGACCTGGGCATCATCGGCCTGCGCGATGTCGCGGACGCCACGTCGCGCCTGCGCGAGGCGGTGGACCTGCCCATCATCGTCGACGGCGACACCGGTTTCGGCAACGCGGTCAACGTCTGGCATACCGTGCGCGCGCTGGAGCGCGCCGGCGCGGATGCGATCCAGCTGGAAGACCAGCTCTTTCCCAAGCGCTGCGGCCATTTTTCCGGCAAGGAAGTCGCGCCGCTGCCGGAGATGCTGTCCAAGATCCGTGCGGCCGCGGACGCGCGCCGCGACCAGGACTTCCTGATCATCGCGCGCACGGATTCCCGCGCCGTGCTGGGCTTCGATGCCGCGGTGGAGCGGGCCCAGGCCTTTGCCGACGCGGGCGCCGACATCCTTTTCGTGGAGGCGACGGAAAGCCTGGAGGAAGTCCGCGCGCTGCCCAAGCTGCTGGATAAACCCCAACTGATCAATATCGTGATCGGCGGCAAGACGCCCGCGCTTACCGCCGAGGAACTCGGCCAGATGGGCTACGGCATCATCCTTTACGCCAACGCGGCGCTGCAAAGCGCGGTCGCCGGCATGCAGCGCGCGCTGGGCATGCTCAAGCGCGATGGCCTGCTGAAAGAAGATCCCGGCCTGGTCGCGCCTTTCCTCGAGCGCCAGCGCCTGGTGCAGAAGCCGCTGTACGACGAGCTGGAAAAGAAGTACGCCGACAAATAA
- a CDS encoding efflux transporter outer membrane subunit has protein sequence MTGGHGAGTSSRRKAHTGHPGTRAALLGLALLLSACAVGPDYRKPQVDLPVTWKLESPWRQASPADALDKGEWWLRYNDPTLNRLQAQALAANPTLAIAAARLAQARASADASRAGLFPQLSLGTRVSRFKISGNRPLTNYASPQYSTVQNDYNFSFNASYEVDLFGRVSRATEASAATAQQAEADLANARLVLSAELAANYINLRALDTEIDVVNRSVALQRRALELITARYDGGAASGLEVAQQQALLDNTLTQVEVLARQRAQFEHAIASLTGTPAPNFELPPQPLTVAIMPPPIPLGLPSDLLERRPDIAAAERAMAAANAQIGVATAAFYPSVILNPSIGADSREIGALLDAPSLLWSVGVSAVQTLFDAGRTRANVDFARAGYDATVANYRRIVLGAMQEVEDGITGLAALDRATTQSQKAVADARKVLDMAADRYSGGATTYLDVITAQQAVLNTERQAAQLKGQQLLVSVFLVKALGGDWSGRAAPDAMGPRAQAD, from the coding sequence ATGACCGGCGGCCATGGCGCCGGCACATCGTCGCGGCGCAAGGCCCACACCGGCCACCCGGGGACGCGCGCCGCGCTGCTGGGGCTGGCCCTGCTGCTGTCGGCCTGTGCCGTCGGCCCCGACTACCGCAAACCCCAGGTCGACCTGCCCGTCACATGGAAGCTGGAATCGCCCTGGCGCCAGGCATCGCCCGCCGACGCCCTGGACAAGGGCGAGTGGTGGCTGCGCTATAACGATCCGACGCTGAATCGCCTGCAGGCGCAGGCGCTGGCGGCCAACCCGACGCTGGCGATCGCCGCGGCGCGGCTGGCCCAGGCGCGCGCCAGCGCCGACGCCAGCCGCGCCGGCCTTTTCCCGCAGCTGAGCCTGGGCACGCGCGTGTCGCGCTTCAAGATTTCGGGCAACCGGCCGCTGACCAACTACGCGTCGCCGCAGTACTCGACGGTACAGAACGACTACAACTTTTCCTTCAACGCCAGCTACGAGGTCGACCTGTTCGGCCGGGTGTCGCGCGCCACCGAGGCCTCGGCGGCCACGGCACAGCAGGCCGAGGCCGACCTGGCCAATGCCCGCCTGGTGCTGAGCGCGGAACTGGCCGCCAACTACATCAACCTGCGCGCGCTGGACACGGAGATCGATGTGGTCAATCGCTCCGTGGCCTTGCAGCGCCGCGCGCTGGAGCTCATCACCGCCCGCTATGACGGCGGCGCGGCATCCGGCCTGGAAGTGGCGCAGCAGCAGGCGCTGCTGGACAACACGCTGACCCAGGTAGAGGTCCTGGCCCGGCAGCGCGCGCAGTTCGAGCACGCCATCGCCTCGCTGACCGGCACGCCCGCGCCCAACTTCGAGCTGCCGCCGCAACCCCTTACCGTGGCCATCATGCCGCCGCCCATCCCGCTGGGCCTGCCTTCGGACCTGCTGGAACGCCGGCCCGATATCGCGGCCGCCGAACGCGCCATGGCCGCCGCCAACGCGCAGATCGGCGTGGCGACGGCGGCTTTCTATCCCAGCGTCATCCTCAATCCCAGCATCGGCGCCGATAGCCGCGAGATCGGCGCCTTGCTCGACGCGCCCAGCCTGTTGTGGTCGGTCGGCGTATCGGCGGTGCAAACCCTGTTCGACGCCGGGCGCACGCGCGCCAACGTCGATTTCGCCCGGGCCGGCTACGACGCCACCGTGGCCAATTACCGCCGCATCGTGCTGGGCGCCATGCAGGAGGTGGAAGACGGCATCACCGGCCTGGCGGCCCTGGACCGGGCCACCACCCAATCGCAGAAGGCGGTCGCCGACGCGCGCAAGGTGCTGGACATGGCCGCCGACCGCTACAGCGGCGGCGCCACCACCTACCTTGACGTCATCACGGCCCAGCAGGCCGTCCTGAATACCGAGCGGCAGGCCGCCCAGCTGAAAGGCCAGCAACTGCTGGTCTCGGTGTTCCTGGTGAAGGCGCTGGGCGGGGACTGGAGCGGCCGTGCCGCGCCGGACGCCATGGGGCCGCGCGCCCAGGCGGACTAG
- a CDS encoding efflux RND transporter periplasmic adaptor subunit, which yields MSEQRHNELGIHPLEPGGAGAGDLLKRDQIVRRSRWLMLIVLAVLALGAARTVVSRIQNANELESGTHQRAMQYVQTTLPSTPENGQSLALPGTLQGYVQAPLSARASGYLKRWTKDIGSRVEKGELLAEIETPEIDQQLSQAIAAREQAKAALNLANSTLARWEALRRKDVVSQQDLEEKRGSAAQAAANLAAAQANEQRLRQLEGFKRIVAPFSGIITRRNVDVGDLIDAGSGRPLFLMAQTDPLRVYINVPQRYAQLVKVGEHVTVTQAELGGQKFTGTIARTAASIDLATRTMQVEISLRNPDGALLPGAYVSVALNLPAGDTLAVPTNTLLFRREGTMVAVVGPEGRIDLRRVTLGRNFGQTIEVADGLQGTDRIVLNPADSLAAGDVVQVAQGKTPAPTPVPAIGAAAAGHASGTEQ from the coding sequence ATGTCGGAGCAGCGACACAACGAATTGGGGATACATCCGCTGGAGCCCGGCGGTGCCGGCGCGGGCGACTTGCTCAAGCGCGACCAGATCGTGCGCCGCAGCCGCTGGCTGATGCTGATCGTGCTTGCCGTGCTGGCCCTGGGCGCGGCGCGCACGGTGGTCAGCCGCATCCAGAACGCGAATGAGCTGGAAAGCGGCACGCACCAGCGCGCGATGCAGTATGTACAGACGACCCTGCCCTCCACGCCGGAGAACGGCCAGTCGCTGGCGCTGCCCGGCACCCTGCAGGGCTACGTGCAGGCGCCGCTGTCGGCACGCGCCAGCGGCTACCTGAAGCGCTGGACCAAGGACATCGGCAGCCGCGTCGAGAAAGGCGAACTGCTGGCGGAAATCGAGACCCCGGAAATCGACCAGCAGCTTTCGCAGGCCATTGCCGCGCGCGAGCAGGCGAAAGCGGCGCTGAACCTGGCCAACAGCACGCTGGCGCGCTGGGAAGCGCTGCGCCGCAAGGACGTCGTTTCGCAGCAGGACCTGGAAGAGAAGCGCGGCAGCGCGGCCCAGGCGGCCGCCAACCTGGCCGCCGCCCAGGCCAACGAACAGCGCCTGCGCCAGCTGGAAGGCTTCAAGCGCATCGTGGCGCCGTTCTCGGGCATCATCACGCGCCGCAACGTCGACGTCGGCGACCTGATCGACGCGGGCAGCGGCCGCCCCCTGTTCCTGATGGCGCAGACCGATCCCCTGCGGGTCTATATCAACGTACCGCAGCGCTACGCGCAGCTGGTCAAGGTAGGCGAGCACGTCACGGTCACGCAGGCCGAACTGGGCGGCCAGAAATTCACCGGCACGATCGCGCGCACCGCCGCGTCCATCGATCTGGCGACCCGCACCATGCAGGTGGAGATCAGCCTGCGCAATCCCGACGGCGCGCTGCTGCCGGGCGCCTACGTATCGGTGGCCCTGAATCTGCCGGCGGGCGACACGCTGGCCGTGCCCACCAACACCCTGCTATTCCGCCGCGAAGGCACCATGGTGGCCGTCGTCGGGCCGGAAGGCCGCATCGACCTGCGCCGCGTCACGCTGGGCCGCAATTTCGGCCAGACCATCGAAGTGGCCGACGGCCTGCAAGGGACGGACCGCATCGTGCTGAATCCGGCCGACTCGCTGGCCGCGGGCGACGTGGTGCAGGTGGCCCAGGGCAAGACGCCCGCGCCCACGCCGGTGCCCGCCATCGGCGCCGCGGCGGCCGGCCATGCGTCGGGAACGGAACAATGA
- a CDS encoding efflux RND transporter permease subunit: MSVVQLALRRPYTFIVMALLIILATPFALMRMATDIFPEINIPVISIIWNYNGLSAQEMGARIAAQNERSLTTTVSDIEHIESTSLAGISVIKIFFQPTANIQTAIAQVVAAEQTQVRQLPPGITPPLVIKYSASSIPVIQLGLSSPTMPEQALFDAALNTLRPRLITIPGVAVPFPYGGKNRVISVDLDLQALQARGLSPSDVVNAINAQNLILPSGTAKFGETEYNVRMNSSPETIAGLNNLPVRAIPGGATTYLRDVAYVRDGYNPQTNIVRQDGVRGVLLSVLKNGGASTLDIVSNLYELLPSVVATLPPEIKLTPLFDQSVFVKAAVKGVVLEAIIAALLTATMVLLFLGNWRSTLIIALTIPLSILASILALKALGETLNLMTLGGLALSVGILVDQAIVTIENIERHMHLGKKLEAAILDGANEIGVAAFVSTICICIVFVPMFFLSGVARFLFVPLAEAVVFAMLASYVLSRTLVPTLVMLLMRNHGKEDPDARHSTLQRVYRAFDQRFERMRRAYTLLLSAQLARRKAFALLFLGFCLLSCLLYPFLGRDFFPSVDAGQIRLHVRMPTGTRIEETARLADEVENHIRELIPARDLETILDNLGVPNSGINLSYSNAGTFGSLDGEILMSLRDGHAPTDDYIALLRAELPKRFPGLEFFFQPADIVTQILNFGLPAAINVKFTGADMEANARLAAELVRGIRQIPGAVDAHIHQRLDLPTLNMVMDRTRLQQVGLSAANVGQSVLIALSGSTQTSPAFWLNPRNGIVYSVAVQAPQYQIDGMDQLLALPVGAPGAAGGGNTQLLGNLVDIRPARQPAVVSRYNIQPAIDVYVGVQGKDLASVASQVSRQVDEIRHKLPRGSQVQILGQVETMQNSFIGLGVGLLMAIVLVYLLIVVNFQSWIDAFIIITALPAALAGIAWMLFITGTTLSVPALTGAIMTMGVATANSILLVSFARQRREEGAPVLSAALEAGATRLRPVMMTALAMIIGMIPMALGLGEGAEQNAPLGRAVIGGLLFATVSTLFFVPVVFAGIHHRLERRKAGSAGAGPVPPLAPDASQREI, from the coding sequence GTGTCGGTAGTGCAATTGGCATTGCGGCGCCCTTATACGTTCATCGTGATGGCGCTGCTGATCATCCTGGCCACGCCATTCGCCTTGATGCGCATGGCTACGGACATCTTCCCGGAAATCAATATTCCGGTCATCAGCATCATCTGGAACTACAACGGCCTGTCCGCCCAGGAAATGGGCGCGCGCATCGCCGCGCAGAACGAGCGCAGCCTGACCACCACCGTCAGCGATATCGAGCACATCGAATCCACCTCGCTGGCCGGCATTTCGGTCATCAAGATCTTCTTCCAGCCCACCGCCAACATCCAGACCGCCATCGCCCAGGTCGTGGCGGCCGAGCAGACGCAGGTGCGCCAGCTGCCGCCCGGCATCACGCCGCCCCTGGTGATCAAATACTCGGCCTCCAGCATTCCGGTGATCCAGCTGGGCCTTTCGAGCCCGACGATGCCGGAACAGGCCCTGTTCGACGCCGCGCTGAATACCCTGCGCCCCCGGCTGATCACGATTCCCGGCGTGGCGGTGCCCTTCCCCTACGGCGGCAAGAACCGCGTCATTTCGGTGGACCTGGATTTGCAGGCGCTGCAGGCCCGCGGCCTGTCGCCGTCCGACGTCGTCAACGCCATCAATGCGCAGAACCTGATCCTGCCCTCGGGCACGGCGAAGTTCGGCGAGACGGAGTACAACGTCCGCATGAACAGCTCGCCGGAGACGATCGCCGGCCTGAACAATCTGCCGGTCCGGGCCATACCGGGCGGCGCCACGACCTACCTGCGCGACGTGGCCTATGTGCGCGACGGCTACAACCCCCAGACCAATATCGTGCGGCAGGACGGCGTGCGCGGCGTGCTGCTGTCGGTACTGAAGAACGGCGGCGCGTCCACGCTGGACATCGTGTCCAACCTGTACGAGCTGCTGCCCAGCGTGGTCGCGACCCTGCCGCCGGAAATCAAGCTGACGCCGCTGTTCGACCAGTCGGTGTTCGTGAAGGCGGCCGTCAAGGGCGTGGTGCTGGAGGCGATCATCGCCGCGCTGCTGACCGCCACCATGGTGCTGCTGTTCCTGGGCAACTGGCGCAGCACGCTGATCATCGCCCTGACCATCCCGCTGTCCATCCTGGCGTCCATCCTGGCGCTGAAGGCGCTGGGCGAAACTTTGAACCTGATGACCCTGGGCGGACTGGCGCTGTCCGTGGGCATCCTGGTGGACCAGGCCATCGTGACCATCGAGAACATCGAGCGCCACATGCACCTGGGCAAGAAGCTGGAGGCCGCCATCCTGGACGGCGCCAACGAAATCGGCGTGGCCGCCTTCGTGTCGACGATCTGTATCTGTATCGTCTTCGTGCCGATGTTCTTCCTGTCCGGCGTCGCGCGCTTCCTGTTCGTCCCGCTGGCCGAGGCCGTGGTGTTCGCGATGCTGGCGTCCTACGTCCTGTCGCGCACGCTCGTGCCCACGCTGGTCATGCTGCTGATGCGCAATCACGGCAAGGAAGATCCGGATGCCCGGCACAGCACACTGCAGCGCGTGTACCGCGCCTTCGACCAGCGCTTCGAACGCATGCGGCGCGCCTACACCCTGCTGCTGTCGGCGCAACTGGCGCGCCGCAAGGCATTCGCCCTGCTCTTTCTGGGCTTCTGCCTGCTGTCCTGCCTGCTCTATCCCTTCCTGGGCCGCGACTTCTTCCCGTCCGTGGACGCGGGCCAGATCCGCCTGCACGTACGCATGCCCACCGGCACACGCATAGAGGAAACCGCCCGATTGGCCGACGAGGTGGAAAACCATATCCGCGAGTTGATTCCGGCCAGGGATCTGGAAACCATCCTGGACAACCTGGGCGTGCCCAATAGCGGCATCAACCTGTCCTATAGCAATGCCGGCACCTTCGGCTCGCTGGACGGCGAGATCCTGATGTCGCTGCGCGACGGCCACGCGCCCACCGACGACTACATCGCCCTGCTCCGCGCCGAGCTGCCCAAGCGCTTTCCCGGCCTGGAGTTCTTCTTCCAGCCCGCGGACATCGTCACGCAGATCCTCAACTTCGGCCTGCCCGCCGCCATCAACGTCAAGTTCACCGGCGCCGACATGGAAGCCAACGCACGGCTGGCCGCCGAGCTCGTGCGCGGCATACGCCAGATTCCCGGCGCGGTGGACGCCCACATCCACCAGAGGCTGGACCTGCCCACGCTGAACATGGTCATGGACCGCACGCGCCTGCAGCAGGTGGGCCTGAGCGCGGCCAACGTCGGCCAGAGCGTCCTGATCGCGCTTTCCGGCAGCACGCAGACCTCGCCTGCCTTCTGGCTGAATCCGCGCAACGGCATCGTCTACAGCGTGGCCGTGCAGGCGCCGCAATACCAGATCGACGGCATGGACCAATTGCTGGCGCTGCCCGTGGGCGCGCCCGGCGCGGCCGGCGGCGGCAATACCCAGTTGCTGGGCAACCTGGTGGACATCCGCCCCGCCCGCCAGCCCGCCGTGGTCTCGCGCTACAACATCCAGCCCGCCATCGACGTCTACGTCGGGGTGCAGGGCAAGGACCTGGCCAGCGTGGCCTCGCAGGTGTCCAGGCAGGTCGACGAGATCCGCCACAAGCTGCCGCGCGGCAGCCAGGTGCAAATCCTGGGCCAGGTCGAGACCATGCAGAACTCCTTCATCGGCCTGGGCGTGGGCCTGCTGATGGCCATCGTGCTGGTCTATCTGCTGATCGTGGTGAACTTCCAATCCTGGATAGACGCCTTCATCATCATCACCGCCCTGCCGGCGGCGCTGGCGGGCATCGCCTGGATGCTGTTCATCACCGGCACGACACTGAGCGTGCCGGCGCTGACCGGGGCCATCATGACCATGGGCGTGGCCACGGCCAACAGCATCCTGCTGGTTTCCTTCGCGCGGCAGCGGCGCGAGGAAGGCGCGCCCGTGCTTTCGGCCGCCCTGGAAGCCGGCGCCACGCGCCTGCGTCCCGTGATGATGACGGCGCTGGCCATGATCATCGGCATGATTCCCATGGCACTGGGCCTGGGCGAAGGCGCCGAGCAGAACGCGCCGCTGGGCCGCGCCGTGATCGGCGGCCTGCTGTTCGCCACCGTTTCCACCCTTTTCTTCGTGCCGGTGGTGTTCGCCGGCATACATCATCGCCTGGAACGCCGCAAGGCCGGCTCCGCGGGCGCCGGGCCCGTCCCGCCGCTCGCGCCGGACGCCTCGCAGCGGGAGATTTGA
- a CDS encoding alpha-hydroxy acid oxidase, which translates to MPLPSRSFIATIEDLRKIAEKRVPRMFYDYADSGSWTESTYRANEADLQKIRFRQRVARNMENRNIATTMVGIPTAMPVALAPTGLTGMQHADGEILAAQAAEAFGVPFTLSTMSICSIEDVAENTTKPFWFQLYMMRDRDFIERLIDRAKAANCSALMLTLDLQILGQRHKDLRNGLTAPPRLTLRNILNMMGKPAWCYHMLGTKRRAFRNIVGHAKGVGDMSSLSSWTAEQFDPRLDWGDVEWIKKRWGGKLILKGILDAEDARLAADTGADALVVSNHGGRQLDGAMSAVSMLPSIVDAVDKRIEVWMDSGIRSGQDILRAVALGARGTLIGRSFLYGLGAGGREGVTKALQILANELDVTMALCGHRNIHDIDRGILMPGTYPTP; encoded by the coding sequence ATGCCTTTGCCGTCACGATCCTTTATCGCCACCATAGAAGACCTGCGCAAGATCGCCGAAAAGCGGGTGCCGCGCATGTTTTACGACTACGCGGATTCCGGCTCATGGACTGAATCGACCTATCGCGCCAACGAGGCCGATCTGCAGAAGATCCGTTTCCGCCAGCGCGTGGCGCGAAACATGGAAAACCGCAATATCGCCACCACGATGGTGGGGATACCCACCGCCATGCCGGTGGCGCTGGCGCCCACGGGCCTGACCGGGATGCAGCATGCCGATGGCGAGATCCTGGCCGCGCAGGCGGCGGAAGCCTTCGGCGTGCCGTTCACCTTGTCCACCATGAGCATCTGCTCCATCGAGGACGTGGCGGAAAACACCACCAAGCCCTTCTGGTTCCAGCTGTACATGATGCGCGACCGCGACTTCATCGAACGGCTGATCGACCGCGCCAAGGCGGCCAATTGTTCGGCGCTGATGCTGACGCTGGACCTGCAGATCCTGGGCCAGCGCCACAAGGACCTGCGCAACGGCCTGACGGCGCCGCCGCGCCTGACGCTGCGCAACATCCTGAACATGATGGGCAAGCCGGCCTGGTGCTACCACATGCTGGGCACCAAGCGGCGGGCCTTCCGCAATATCGTCGGCCATGCAAAGGGCGTGGGCGACATGTCGTCGCTGTCGTCCTGGACGGCGGAGCAGTTCGATCCGCGCCTGGATTGGGGCGACGTCGAATGGATCAAGAAGCGCTGGGGCGGCAAGCTCATCCTGAAAGGCATCCTGGATGCCGAGGACGCGCGCCTGGCCGCCGATACCGGGGCGGACGCCCTGGTCGTCAGCAACCATGGCGGGCGCCAGCTGGACGGCGCGATGTCGGCCGTCAGCATGCTGCCTTCCATCGTGGATGCGGTGGACAAGCGCATCGAGGTATGGATGGACAGCGGGATACGCTCGGGGCAGGACATCCTGCGCGCCGTGGCGCTGGGCGCGCGGGGCACGCTGATCGGCCGGTCGTTCCTGTACGGCCTGGGGGCGGGCGGGCGCGAAGGCGTGACCAAGGCGCTGCAGATCCTGGCCAATGAGCTGGATGTCACCATGGCCCTGTGCGGCCACCGCAACATCCACGACATCGATCGCGGAATCCTGATGCCGGGCACCTATCCGACGCCGTGA
- a CDS encoding LysR family transcriptional regulator, with protein sequence MNFDLADLRAFVAASDHGSFRAAAEVLCISQSALSRRIEKLEGALGIRLFERTTRRLELTTAGRGFVHKARHVLNELESALLGTRDLADRMSGEVTIACVPSAVAFFLPRVIKAYHDEYPRIRLRIRDETSAEILTTVARSEADFGLTYIGTQEPDVEFEPLIEDPFVLACSREHPLARRRKVRWAELAGHDYVAVAQGSGNRMLIDQALANTAALPRWFCEVQHVPALVSLVEAGVGVGVVPKLGMPHLGHATLVSVPLVEPAIARTLGLIKRRGRALSAAAQRLYDFIVQSRP encoded by the coding sequence ATGAACTTCGACTTGGCAGACCTGCGCGCCTTCGTGGCCGCCAGCGATCACGGCAGTTTCCGCGCCGCCGCGGAAGTCCTGTGCATTTCCCAATCCGCCCTGAGCCGGCGCATCGAAAAGCTGGAAGGCGCGCTGGGCATACGCCTGTTCGAGCGCACCACCCGGCGCCTGGAACTGACCACCGCGGGGCGTGGCTTCGTGCACAAGGCCAGGCATGTGCTGAACGAACTGGAAAGCGCCCTGCTCGGCACGCGCGACCTGGCAGACCGCATGTCCGGCGAGGTCACCATCGCCTGCGTCCCGTCGGCGGTCGCGTTTTTCCTGCCGCGCGTGATCAAGGCCTATCACGACGAATACCCGCGCATCCGCCTGCGCATCCGCGACGAAACCTCCGCGGAAATACTGACTACCGTCGCGCGCAGCGAGGCCGACTTCGGCCTGACCTATATCGGCACGCAGGAGCCCGACGTGGAGTTCGAGCCGTTGATCGAAGACCCCTTCGTCCTGGCCTGCTCGCGCGAACACCCCCTGGCCCGCAGGCGCAAGGTACGCTGGGCCGAGCTGGCCGGGCACGACTACGTCGCCGTCGCGCAGGGCAGCGGCAACCGCATGCTGATCGACCAGGCACTGGCCAATACCGCGGCCCTGCCGCGCTGGTTCTGCGAAGTCCAGCACGTGCCCGCGCTGGTCAGCCTGGTGGAAGCCGGGGTGGGCGTGGGCGTGGTGCCCAAGCTGGGCATGCCGCACCTGGGCCATGCGACCCTGGTCAGCGTGCCGCTGGTGGAGCCGGCCATCGCGCGTACCCTGGGCCTGATCAAGCGGCGCGGCCGCGCGCTGTCGGCCGCGGCGCAGCGCCTGTACGACTTCATCGTGCAATCGCGGCCTTAG
- a CDS encoding SelT/SelW/SelH family protein: MTAPTPPRVAITYCTQCQWLLRAAWMAQELLSTFGTDLGEVALIPGTGGIFQVHCGGALVWDRKAQGGFPDAKTLKQLVRDHIDPGRDLGHIDRDHHAQGR; this comes from the coding sequence ATGACCGCCCCCACCCCGCCCCGCGTCGCGATCACCTATTGCACGCAATGCCAATGGTTGCTGCGCGCGGCCTGGATGGCCCAGGAACTGTTGTCCACCTTCGGCACCGACCTGGGCGAGGTCGCGCTCATTCCCGGCACCGGCGGCATCTTCCAGGTGCATTGCGGCGGGGCGCTGGTCTGGGACCGCAAGGCCCAGGGCGGCTTCCCCGATGCCAAGACCCTGAAGCAGCTGGTTCGCGACCATATCGATCCCGGGCGCGACCTGGGCCATATCGACCGCGACCATCATGCCCAGGGCCGTTAG
- a CDS encoding LysR family transcriptional regulator codes for MHFDLTDLRLFLNTTETGSITAGAARTHLALASASARLRGLEDSLGTALLTRGRRGVRPTPAGQALAYHARSLLQHVERMREDLGDYASGFKGRVRLLCNTAAVTEHLPEPLGAFLRDHPSIDVDLQEEPSHRILPELRAGTADVGIVSDAVDLGGLYATPFRRDRLVLLAPRGHALARRARVRYSETLDHPHVGLPATTALCVYLDDQAARIGRSLPARVRVQGFDAVARLVIQGAGLGIMPESAARRWRGRGGARLLILDETWADRRLMLCARTLEGLPHYARALILALQPKAGDPL; via the coding sequence CCACCTTGCGCTGGCATCGGCCAGCGCACGGCTGCGCGGTCTGGAAGACTCGCTGGGTACCGCCTTGCTGACGCGCGGCCGCCGCGGCGTGCGGCCCACGCCGGCCGGCCAGGCGCTGGCCTATCATGCGCGCAGCCTGCTGCAGCATGTGGAACGCATGCGGGAAGACCTGGGCGACTACGCCAGCGGCTTCAAGGGCCGCGTACGGCTCCTGTGCAACACCGCCGCCGTCACCGAGCACCTGCCCGAGCCGCTGGGCGCTTTCCTGCGCGATCATCCCAGCATCGACGTGGACCTGCAGGAAGAACCCAGCCACCGCATCCTGCCCGAATTGCGCGCGGGCACGGCGGACGTGGGCATCGTCTCCGACGCGGTGGACCTGGGCGGCCTGTACGCCACGCCCTTCCGGCGCGACCGGCTGGTGCTGCTGGCGCCGCGCGGCCATGCGCTGGCGCGTCGCGCCCGCGTGCGATACAGCGAAACCCTGGACCATCCCCACGTGGGCCTGCCGGCCACGACGGCCTTGTGCGTCTACCTGGACGACCAGGCGGCGCGCATCGGCCGCTCGCTGCCCGCGCGCGTGCGGGTACAGGGCTTCGATGCCGTGGCGCGGCTCGTCATCCAGGGCGCCGGCCTGGGCATCATGCCCGAGTCCGCCGCGCGCCGCTGGCGCGGCCGCGGCGGCGCCCGCCTGCTTATACTGGACGAGACCTGGGCCGATCGCCGACTGATGCTGTGCGCGCGCACGCTGGAAGGCCTGCCCCATTACGCGCGCGCCCTGATCCTGGCGCTGCAGCCGAAAGCCGGAGACCCGTTATGA